The Calditerrivibrio nitroreducens DSM 19672 genome window below encodes:
- a CDS encoding two-component system sensor histidine kinase NtrB, with amino-acid sequence MKKLIASVNILIIISIISLLILGYYEIKKYNASVKAHKKSLIAQGELTLKALEGAPKYFGSIRSISVVQLAEELAKNENILGIIIFTEDEVIYKTKKIKTLDVKIDLKNSFYETDNEIVINRLLNPEDIIDSKLKNKLSSNFAPLYYATVVLSKDEFNHFVSSSQKDIFIIFISITFVILLLIFIRIMIKRYDIMSKELARSKQMEEIANFANILAHEIKNPLSSIQGFSNYIYDNLKDEELKDYMDSLLDELDRLKLIVDDFNQFGRPIDISRTNISIKKLIDRSLELVKYDAEKKNLTFELTGDDFEILADQDKMLQVLLNLFINAIRYSKQSSKVEIKLNYKMIKIINQNDNQKIDKEKLFTPFYTTSSKGSGLGLAICKKIMTLHGFDIFVEKTAPFTIVLNFNGKG; translated from the coding sequence ATGAAAAAGCTTATAGCCTCAGTTAATATACTTATCATAATTTCGATAATTTCACTTTTGATATTGGGGTATTATGAGATAAAAAAGTACAATGCAAGTGTGAAAGCCCACAAAAAAAGCTTGATAGCACAGGGGGAGCTGACTCTTAAGGCCCTTGAAGGGGCGCCAAAGTATTTTGGAAGCATAAGAAGCATCAGCGTGGTTCAGCTGGCGGAAGAGTTGGCAAAGAATGAAAATATCTTAGGGATCATAATTTTCACCGAAGATGAAGTAATATACAAAACAAAAAAGATAAAAACTTTAGATGTTAAGATAGATCTAAAAAATAGTTTTTACGAGACCGATAATGAAATAGTGATCAACAGATTGTTAAACCCTGAGGATATTATCGATTCAAAACTGAAAAATAAATTATCATCCAACTTTGCCCCCCTTTACTATGCAACAGTGGTACTATCCAAAGATGAATTCAATCATTTTGTAAGCTCTTCACAAAAGGATATATTTATAATATTTATTTCTATTACCTTTGTAATCCTGCTTCTTATATTTATTCGAATCATGATAAAAAGGTATGACATAATGTCGAAGGAACTTGCAAGATCAAAACAGATGGAAGAGATTGCAAACTTTGCAAATATTCTGGCACATGAAATAAAAAATCCCCTTAGCTCTATACAGGGTTTTTCCAACTATATTTACGATAATCTCAAAGATGAGGAACTCAAAGACTATATGGACAGTTTACTGGATGAATTAGATAGGCTTAAACTGATTGTGGACGACTTCAATCAATTTGGTAGACCAATTGATATCAGTAGAACAAATATTTCTATAAAAAAATTGATAGATAGAAGTTTAGAGCTTGTAAAGTACGATGCGGAGAAGAAAAATCTCACATTTGAGTTAACAGGAGATGATTTTGAAATCCTGGCAGATCAGGATAAGATGTTGCAGGTTTTACTCAACCTTTTTATAAATGCCATCAGGTATTCAAAACAGTCCAGTAAAGTAGAGATAAAGCTAAATTATAAAATGATTAAAATAATAAATCAGAATGATAATCAAAAGATTGATAAAGAGAAGCTCTTTACACCTTTTTATACCACTTCCTCCAAAGGTTCTGGACTTGGACTTGCAATATGCAAAAAGATAATGACACTTCATGGCTTTGATATCTTTGTGGAGAAAACAGCCCCTTTTACCATTGTTCTTAATTTCAATGGGAAAGGGTAA
- a CDS encoding peroxiredoxin, with the protein MEQLTNNVTPMPRIGDKAPSFKAVTTQGEINFPEDYKGSWVILFSHPADFTPVCTSEFMTFASMEEQFAKANCKLVGLSVDGLYSHIAWLRNIKEKIEYKGMKNIEVKFPLIEDITMNVAKLYGMIQPGESSTKAVRAVFFIDPNGIIRTILYYPLSCGRNFDELYRTLIALQTADAFGVATPADWRPGDDVIVPPAGSCGTAKERMEGKDNLTCYDWYFCTKKLPKEEVFEKIIKK; encoded by the coding sequence ATGGAACAACTTACTAACAATGTAACACCAATGCCAAGAATTGGAGACAAAGCACCATCTTTCAAAGCGGTAACAACCCAGGGAGAAATTAATTTTCCTGAGGATTACAAAGGTAGCTGGGTAATACTTTTCAGCCACCCTGCAGATTTTACACCTGTTTGTACTTCAGAGTTTATGACCTTTGCATCGATGGAGGAGCAGTTTGCTAAAGCTAATTGTAAATTAGTGGGGCTGTCAGTGGATGGTTTATACAGCCATATTGCTTGGCTTAGAAATATCAAAGAAAAGATTGAATACAAAGGGATGAAAAATATTGAAGTAAAATTCCCTCTTATTGAAGATATCACTATGAATGTTGCTAAGCTTTATGGAATGATACAACCTGGAGAAAGTTCCACCAAAGCAGTAAGGGCAGTATTTTTTATAGACCCAAATGGGATAATAAGAACAATTCTATACTACCCATTGAGCTGTGGAAGAAATTTTGATGAATTATATAGAACGCTAATAGCTCTACAAACTGCAGACGCATTTGGGGTTGCAACACCAGCTGACTGGAGACCTGGCGATGATGTAATAGTACCACCAGCAGGTTCATGCGGAACTGCCAAAGAGAGAATGGAAGGCAAAGACAATCTCACATGTTATGACTGGTATTTTTGTACAAAAAAATTGCCCAAAGAGGAAGTCTTTGAGAAAATCATCAAAAAATAA
- the cas6 gene encoding CRISPR-associated endoribonuclease Cas6: MRFKILLRSDKLPLIYRHIFMSMIKEALKQSNPDYKDKLYPDKNFEKTKVAKPFTFSIMMPPGRKLETGTIDINGKTITDKIFYYPEGSYLSFLLSSSDYEFVMNLYNGLIKMKRFEYSSDIKFEYLKSMLLNEKDITENEITFKTLSPILVENKNEKPVLPIQESLQNFNDELNIIQDKIFKDVRGFGLKSRLNLTPLNIRKQVVKHTLRGFREKTGRDYMTLTCFEGTFKLQGSPEDLHLLYQTGIGLRTGQGFGMVEVASE, translated from the coding sequence ATGAGGTTTAAAATTCTATTAAGGTCTGACAAACTTCCTCTAATCTATAGACATATCTTTATGTCGATGATCAAAGAAGCATTAAAACAAAGTAATCCAGATTACAAAGATAAGCTGTACCCTGACAAAAATTTTGAAAAAACGAAGGTTGCAAAACCGTTTACTTTCAGCATTATGATGCCACCTGGAAGAAAATTGGAAACCGGAACTATCGACATAAATGGTAAAACTATAACCGATAAGATATTTTACTACCCTGAGGGGAGCTATTTATCATTTTTACTAAGTTCATCGGACTATGAATTTGTGATGAATCTTTACAACGGACTAATTAAGATGAAAAGATTTGAATATTCATCTGATATAAAATTTGAATATCTTAAGAGTATGTTGCTAAATGAAAAAGATATCACCGAAAACGAAATAACTTTTAAAACCCTTTCCCCTATACTCGTAGAAAATAAAAATGAAAAACCTGTACTCCCCATTCAGGAAAGCTTACAGAATTTCAATGACGAATTAAACATAATTCAGGATAAAATTTTTAAAGATGTAAGAGGGTTTGGCCTTAAGAGCAGGCTAAATCTTACACCGCTAAATATAAGAAAACAGGTGGTAAAACATACCCTCAGGGGATTCAGGGAAAAAACGGGTAGGGATTATATGACATTAACCTGTTTCGAAGGTACCTTCAAATTACAGGGCTCCCCCGAAGACCTACACCTCCTCTACCAAACAGGCATAGGCCTAAGAACAGGGCAAGGTTTTGGGATGGTGGAGGTGGCAAGTGAGTGA
- a CDS encoding NifB/NifX family molybdenum-iron cluster-binding protein, producing the protein MKYAIPISRDEGVNSRVYGHFGSAPCYGIYDDATETLQVIQSKNSHGSHGSCHSTTVLKKLGVDAVICGGMGHNALLKFKNMGIKVYYSSDNLTVKELIQKAKENQLVEFDINDSCAAHGHHHDHDHHHDHHEHHQGGRRFQRNH; encoded by the coding sequence ATGAAATATGCAATACCAATATCAAGAGATGAAGGAGTAAATTCAAGGGTTTATGGGCATTTTGGTAGTGCTCCATGTTATGGTATCTATGATGATGCCACAGAAACTCTGCAAGTTATTCAATCTAAAAACAGTCACGGGTCACATGGAAGTTGTCATTCAACGACTGTGTTGAAGAAATTGGGTGTAGATGCAGTAATTTGTGGTGGGATGGGACACAACGCATTATTGAAATTTAAAAACATGGGGATAAAGGTTTATTATTCCTCAGATAATCTCACGGTAAAAGAATTAATACAAAAGGCAAAAGAGAATCAATTGGTGGAATTTGACATCAATGATTCTTGTGCAGCTCATGGACACCACCACGACCATGATCATCATCACGATCATCATGAACATCATCAGGGTGGCAGAAGATTTCAACGTAATCATTAA
- a CDS encoding DUF134 domain-containing protein — MPRPIKRRVVSCEPKANFFKPVGVQLQNIELVVMTLDEMEAIRLADYLGLYQEDAAAAMGVSRQTFGNIVASARKKMADAIINGKAIKIEGGIVNYVSGNSLCKRCGFKWSNSSGEENHTVCPNCKKDI; from the coding sequence ATGCCAAGGCCAATCAAACGTAGGGTGGTAAGTTGTGAACCAAAGGCTAATTTTTTTAAACCTGTGGGTGTTCAGCTACAGAATATTGAATTGGTTGTGATGACACTCGACGAGATGGAAGCTATTCGTCTTGCTGATTATTTAGGTTTGTATCAGGAAGATGCTGCTGCGGCCATGGGGGTTTCCAGGCAAACATTTGGCAACATTGTTGCTTCAGCCAGAAAAAAGATGGCTGATGCCATAATCAATGGGAAAGCTATTAAAATAGAGGGGGGGATTGTTAATTATGTAAGCGGTAATTCTCTGTGTAAAAGATGTGGGTTTAAATGGTCAAATTCATCTGGGGAAGAGAATCATACAGTTTGTCCTAATTGTAAAAAAGATATATAA
- a CDS encoding MTH1187 family thiamine-binding protein: MSFLVEFAMFPTDKGESVSNYVSRIIKMIDSLGIPYKLTPMGTVFEANTMEEALEVINNAYKQLEPDCNRIYTAIKMDIRKGAQNRMEGKIKSVEKKLNKKINI, translated from the coding sequence ATGTCATTTTTAGTAGAATTTGCAATGTTTCCAACTGACAAAGGGGAAAGTGTAAGTAATTACGTAAGTAGAATCATTAAAATGATCGATAGTCTCGGAATACCTTACAAACTCACACCGATGGGGACGGTGTTTGAGGCAAACACTATGGAAGAAGCTCTGGAAGTAATAAACAATGCTTACAAACAGCTCGAGCCAGACTGTAACAGAATATATACCGCCATAAAGATGGATATAAGAAAAGGTGCCCAGAATAGGATGGAAGGGAAGATAAAATCTGTGGAGAAAAAATTAAATAAAAAGATTAATATATAA
- a CDS encoding ATP-binding protein, with product MRKIFFLIFLLIYSVSFSQTVKVGVWNNPPLSLTSDNNVTGFIPDIFKKVAKDQNIDFVFVKGGWDELYTMLKNGEIDIFLPIGYSEKRLGEMDFSRYPLFTNWGQIICKKEKYPNSISELNDKRIAVQKNDLYFIGDFGLLHFLNNFKIKSNILFVDNYIEGFNKILDDQADCALVGKSFILLKKDKDIKPTSIIVQPVEVHFGYSKKLDNQTKNKIDEGIKKLIDDKESYYYHLLTYLNETGYRYSISSFYIQKFFLPFIAFIVILFSALLLFNFLLRKKVVKKTLELNNTIEKLKNSESKLKALLNSMPNIIFVINKNFQYVDVITNRDDLLLSPKEKLIGKSIYDFFTGDKLLLFENHIKDVIEHKHTSNILYDINIGGNIRYFESFGVPMVLGNEVFGLFQIVERTDLVMANDAYRRAMMELSIEKDKLNRILNSVSEMVIFADLSGQITYTNRSAAEFFGKSIIGDSLSELIFEDMEGNRIDFPSCKDSNNISHCKLNSHYLIFNDKKFEIEGEIQPIYDSVSRINGILIVLRDVTNEKRRERELFKTDKLETIGRIAAGIAHDFNNYLGAIQNYVSFLELNDNNRSIAENIISIIKKSQNLTKQLLTFSKGGRPVFKITDVGNLVKEVAIFSLRGSNIKEEFELPDRCFCAEIDEGFLSQVVSNLVINAKEAMGNDGKIKITVSKLFLDKDNEFHLAEGEYIKVSFKDSGPGVPESLKNKIFDPFFTTKSYGTGLGLATSYAIIKQHKGTLSFVNHDDGCEFFFFIPSIDDTECKKISEDQDSKPTLDKKIKVLYMDDEDILRDSFGLLMEAIGAEVVSVENGEKVLEAVQKEKFDIIVLDLTIKTGMSGKDTIKKLKEMNIDSFFVVSSGYSDDPIIHNMKEYGFDEYLPKPFSLKEVKEMLENYRKKHS from the coding sequence ATGCGTAAAATATTTTTTCTTATTTTTCTTTTAATATATTCAGTCTCATTTTCACAAACAGTAAAGGTGGGGGTCTGGAATAACCCACCACTGTCACTCACCTCTGATAATAATGTAACAGGTTTTATACCAGACATATTCAAAAAAGTTGCAAAAGACCAGAATATAGATTTTGTATTTGTAAAAGGTGGCTGGGACGAACTCTACACCATGCTGAAAAATGGTGAAATAGATATCTTCTTACCTATAGGATATTCGGAAAAAAGACTTGGGGAAATGGATTTTTCCAGATACCCACTTTTCACAAATTGGGGTCAGATTATCTGCAAAAAGGAGAAATATCCAAACAGTATATCGGAGCTGAATGATAAGAGGATCGCTGTACAAAAAAACGATTTATATTTTATTGGTGATTTTGGTTTGCTACATTTTCTTAATAATTTTAAAATAAAAAGCAACATCCTCTTTGTGGATAATTACATCGAAGGGTTTAATAAAATATTAGATGATCAAGCTGATTGTGCATTAGTGGGTAAATCTTTTATACTTTTAAAAAAAGATAAAGATATAAAACCCACCAGTATAATCGTTCAACCTGTGGAAGTACATTTCGGCTACAGCAAAAAACTGGACAATCAGACAAAAAATAAAATTGATGAAGGGATAAAGAAACTTATCGATGACAAAGAGTCTTATTACTACCATTTATTAACTTATCTGAATGAAACAGGTTACAGATACAGTATTTCAAGTTTTTATATTCAAAAATTCTTCCTCCCATTTATTGCATTTATTGTAATTTTGTTTTCTGCACTACTCCTATTTAATTTTTTATTAAGAAAAAAGGTAGTCAAAAAAACACTGGAGCTGAATAACACGATTGAAAAATTGAAAAATTCTGAATCAAAATTAAAGGCACTGCTTAATTCTATGCCAAACATTATTTTCGTAATAAACAAAAACTTTCAATATGTAGATGTGATTACAAACAGAGATGACCTTCTCCTATCTCCAAAAGAAAAACTGATTGGAAAATCGATATACGATTTTTTTACCGGAGATAAACTACTACTTTTTGAAAATCACATAAAAGATGTAATCGAACATAAGCATACATCAAACATCCTATACGATATTAATATAGGTGGTAACATAAGGTATTTTGAATCGTTTGGGGTACCTATGGTTTTAGGCAATGAAGTGTTTGGGTTATTTCAGATTGTTGAAAGGACAGATCTGGTAATGGCCAATGATGCTTACCGCAGGGCAATGATGGAGCTAAGCATAGAGAAAGATAAGCTTAATAGAATCTTAAATTCGGTAAGTGAGATGGTTATCTTTGCTGATCTAAGCGGTCAGATCACTTATACGAATAGATCAGCAGCAGAGTTTTTTGGTAAGAGTATAATAGGTGATAGCTTATCGGAATTGATTTTCGAGGATATGGAAGGTAATAGAATCGATTTCCCCTCCTGCAAAGATTCCAACAATATATCCCATTGCAAACTAAATAGCCATTATCTGATTTTTAATGATAAAAAATTTGAAATTGAAGGGGAAATTCAACCCATATACGACAGTGTCTCCAGGATCAATGGCATTCTGATCGTTTTAAGAGATGTAACCAATGAAAAACGTCGTGAAAGAGAGCTGTTCAAAACTGATAAGCTTGAAACTATTGGAAGAATTGCAGCAGGTATAGCCCACGATTTCAACAACTATCTCGGCGCAATCCAGAATTATGTTTCATTTCTTGAATTAAACGATAATAATAGATCAATAGCGGAAAATATCATATCTATAATAAAAAAGAGCCAGAATCTTACCAAACAGCTTCTTACCTTTTCAAAGGGTGGTAGACCCGTTTTTAAAATCACAGATGTGGGTAATCTCGTTAAAGAGGTGGCAATCTTCTCCCTTAGGGGTAGCAATATAAAAGAGGAATTTGAGCTACCAGATCGCTGTTTTTGTGCTGAAATAGATGAAGGCTTTTTAAGTCAGGTGGTATCAAATTTAGTGATAAATGCAAAAGAGGCGATGGGTAATGATGGAAAGATAAAGATAACTGTATCAAAACTGTTCCTTGACAAAGACAATGAATTTCACCTTGCGGAAGGGGAATATATAAAAGTGTCCTTCAAAGATTCAGGACCTGGTGTACCTGAATCTTTGAAAAATAAGATATTCGATCCATTTTTCACCACCAAATCTTACGGTACAGGTCTGGGGCTTGCCACAAGCTATGCAATCATAAAACAACATAAAGGGACACTATCCTTTGTGAATCATGATGATGGGTGTGAGTTTTTCTTTTTTATCCCTTCCATTGATGACACAGAATGCAAAAAGATCTCAGAAGATCAGGATAGTAAACCTACTTTAGATAAAAAAATTAAAGTTTTATATATGGACGATGAGGATATACTTAGGGATTCCTTTGGACTTCTTATGGAGGCTATCGGTGCTGAAGTGGTGTCTGTGGAAAATGGGGAAAAGGTGCTGGAAGCTGTCCAAAAGGAGAAATTTGACATTATTGTCCTTGATCTAACTATAAAAACCGGAATGAGTGGAAAAGATACAATAAAAAAACTCAAAGAGATGAATATAGACAGCTTCTTTGTGGTGTCCAGTGGTTACTCTGATGATCCTATAATACATAACATGAAAGAGTACGGTTTTGATGAGTATCTACCAAAGCCATTCAGCCTCAAAGAGGTTAAAGAGATGCTGGAAAACTACAGGAAGAAACATTCTTAA
- a CDS encoding aspartate aminotransferase family protein yields the protein MSNIRGFRIQHDSLTEKQRIFIDDFSKRYTEKTKKSKNYISSNRYHLCDWMNSLGFKLSLKEMLYPIISHSSEGAYFTDIDGNRYIDIAMGYGVCFHGHKPKFVYDAIKERLERGFELGPQTVESGEAAYLIHHLTGVDRVTFCGTGSEAVMFALRIARGFTRKKKIVIFANSFHGTFDGVLGKMAEDITIPVSPGTTEGMVEDLVVLEYGSDAALDYIRKNADGLAAVMAEPVQTRNPSLRPVEFLKEIRKLADEKGFLLIFDETVTGFRVHYGGIQKLFDIKADIVIYGKALGGGMPIAAVCGRDDVMKIVDGGYYSFGDETYPDPYVIFFAGTYYKHPLSIVATLASLKEIKRNGNHLQEYTNNLTSILVEKLNNLFKQKSVPIVVHSFSSFFRFITVDPYPFVSDPIELEILFLLMILKGVYTWERRICYLSTQHTIQDVEDIVKIVDESIDEMRSGGFSFTF from the coding sequence ATGTCCAACATCAGAGGATTTAGAATCCAGCATGATAGTTTAACTGAAAAACAGAGAATATTTATAGATGACTTTTCAAAAAGGTATACCGAAAAAACAAAGAAATCGAAAAATTATATAAGCAGCAATCGTTATCATCTTTGCGACTGGATGAATTCCCTTGGATTTAAGCTTTCCCTAAAAGAGATGCTATATCCTATCATCTCCCATTCCTCTGAAGGGGCATATTTTACAGATATAGATGGAAATAGATATATCGATATTGCAATGGGTTACGGTGTATGCTTTCATGGCCATAAGCCAAAATTTGTGTATGATGCGATAAAAGAGAGGCTTGAAAGGGGGTTTGAACTTGGCCCCCAAACGGTAGAATCAGGTGAAGCAGCATACCTGATACATCATTTGACAGGTGTAGACAGAGTTACCTTCTGTGGAACCGGATCGGAAGCTGTCATGTTTGCCCTCAGGATAGCAAGAGGCTTCACAAGAAAGAAAAAGATCGTAATCTTTGCCAATTCATTCCATGGAACCTTCGATGGGGTATTGGGAAAGATGGCGGAAGATATCACGATTCCCGTATCACCTGGCACCACCGAAGGGATGGTGGAGGATCTTGTGGTACTTGAATATGGCTCGGATGCAGCTCTTGACTACATCAGAAAAAATGCCGATGGCCTTGCTGCGGTGATGGCAGAGCCGGTACAGACCAGAAACCCCTCCCTTAGGCCGGTGGAGTTTTTAAAAGAGATCAGAAAACTTGCCGATGAAAAGGGATTTTTACTCATCTTTGATGAAACTGTGACAGGTTTTAGGGTTCATTACGGTGGGATTCAAAAACTCTTTGATATCAAAGCAGATATAGTCATTTATGGAAAAGCTCTTGGCGGAGGGATGCCTATTGCAGCGGTGTGTGGAAGGGACGATGTGATGAAGATCGTGGATGGCGGATACTATAGCTTTGGAGATGAAACATATCCAGACCCCTACGTAATCTTTTTTGCAGGAACATACTATAAACATCCACTTTCTATTGTGGCCACGCTTGCCTCTTTAAAGGAGATAAAAAGAAATGGAAACCATCTGCAGGAATATACGAATAATCTTACTTCGATCCTGGTGGAAAAACTGAATAATCTTTTTAAACAGAAAAGCGTCCCAATAGTGGTACATTCGTTTTCTTCTTTTTTCAGGTTTATCACCGTAGATCCTTACCCTTTTGTGAGTGATCCGATTGAGCTTGAGATATTATTTCTTCTTATGATTTTAAAAGGTGTCTACACATGGGAGCGTCGAATATGTTACCTCTCCACCCAACATACCATCCAGGATGTAGAAGATATTGTTAAAATTGTGGATGAATCCATTGATGAGATGAGGAGTGGAGGTTTTAGTTTTACATTTTAA
- a CDS encoding helix-turn-helix transcriptional regulator, with the protein MAKKLAYERYFWFHNQVKMHQFPNAYKLSEKFEISDKQAQRDIEFIRDRLYAPLIYDQKKKGYYYDDNAYELPPFWLKEEELLSLIIATKLASTIPENESKSSLYNIVETIIENNSSRKVNITDLLSKISVKNIEYYKTDGKIFQLVLSGLFNQKCLEIEYASPFNKETTVRKIYPLHLLCYMGRWHLFAYCDLRKEIRNFALSRIRSISFTDANIDLPEKLPDIKNYVNRNFGLIINDKQIEVCLEFGEDVAEWISEQIWHESQILQCNINGGIRLRFPVSDFREVKGEILKYGSSVKVIYPEELKEEIKKEVDKLKNIYKD; encoded by the coding sequence ATGGCAAAGAAATTAGCCTATGAAAGATATTTCTGGTTTCACAATCAGGTTAAGATGCATCAATTTCCAAATGCTTACAAATTGTCTGAAAAATTCGAAATATCAGATAAACAAGCCCAGAGGGATATCGAATTCATAAGAGATAGACTGTATGCCCCTCTTATTTACGATCAGAAAAAGAAAGGTTATTACTATGATGACAACGCATACGAACTACCACCCTTCTGGCTGAAAGAGGAGGAGCTTTTATCGCTTATCATCGCAACAAAACTTGCCTCAACTATCCCCGAGAATGAATCCAAAAGTTCACTTTATAATATTGTGGAAACTATTATCGAAAATAATTCATCGAGAAAGGTAAATATCACTGATCTATTAAGCAAAATATCAGTAAAAAACATAGAATACTATAAAACCGATGGGAAAATCTTTCAACTTGTTCTCTCAGGTCTTTTCAATCAAAAATGTCTGGAAATAGAGTACGCCTCACCCTTCAATAAGGAGACAACGGTAAGAAAAATCTACCCCCTTCACCTTCTATGCTACATGGGTAGGTGGCACCTGTTTGCGTATTGTGATTTGAGAAAAGAGATAAGAAATTTCGCATTGTCACGGATAAGGTCTATTTCATTCACCGATGCCAACATTGATCTACCAGAAAAGCTACCCGATATAAAGAATTACGTAAATCGAAATTTTGGTTTGATTATAAATGACAAACAGATCGAGGTTTGTCTTGAGTTTGGTGAAGATGTGGCGGAATGGATCAGTGAACAGATATGGCATGAGTCCCAAATATTGCAGTGTAATATAAACGGTGGGATCAGGTTGAGATTCCCCGTCTCTGACTTTCGGGAAGTAAAAGGAGAAATTTTAAAGTATGGTAGCTCTGTAAAGGTGATATATCCAGAAGAATTAAAAGAGGAGATCAAAAAAGAGGTGGATAAATTAAAAAATATTTATAAAGATTGA
- a CDS encoding HIRAN domain-containing protein — protein MTRRLFLKFFLSMGALFFLPKKSHSYEENRILLLSSVVAGFRYYDGEKIWKKLSKNDTLELRREPTNPHDRNAIEIYWNKIKLGYVPKADNSVIAQLIDRGNRLNAYITWLKEDENPWKRIGINIELLV, from the coding sequence ATGACGAGAAGGTTATTTTTAAAATTTTTCCTATCGATGGGAGCACTATTCTTTCTACCAAAGAAAAGTCATTCTTATGAGGAAAATAGAATTCTCCTGTTAAGCAGTGTTGTGGCTGGCTTTAGATATTACGATGGTGAAAAAATATGGAAAAAACTCAGTAAAAACGATACCCTCGAATTGCGAAGGGAACCCACAAACCCACACGACAGAAATGCCATAGAAATTTATTGGAATAAAATAAAATTAGGCTACGTACCAAAGGCTGACAACTCAGTAATAGCCCAACTGATCGACAGGGGGAATAGATTAAACGCATATATCACATGGTTGAAAGAGGATGAAAATCCATGGAAAAGAATAGGAATAAATATTGAGCTTCTGGTGTAA